A single region of the Vicia villosa cultivar HV-30 ecotype Madison, WI linkage group LG4, Vvil1.0, whole genome shotgun sequence genome encodes:
- the LOC131597599 gene encoding protein MAIN-LIKE 2-like: MDDAPARSSSASRSRRSQASSSREEEAREDEEKERATIKFVNHARKIFDLFKPHAQWFNDVVVGSGLGGLCMTRYSTISHDMQWAFAERWHKETSSFHLLVGELMITLHDVTCLLHLPIRGRLLDHSGIQRVEAIEWMVDYLGMDPNMADYECGVTSGAHIRFSSLKDLYENHLVEAAESEEEGDGVLLSITVVALYGVGSCSW, encoded by the exons ATGGATGACGCGCCTGCAAGATCTTCATCTGCATCGAGGAGTCGGCGGTCTCAGGCATCTTCCTCTCGTGAGGAGGAGGCACGTGAGGATGAGGAGAAG GAACGGGCGACCATAAAATTCGTGAACCATGCGCGAAAAATATTTGATCTGTTTAAACCACATGctcagtggtttaatgatgttgTAGTTGGGAGCGGGCTTGGCGGGTTATGCATGACCAGATATAGtaccatcagccacgacatgcagtGGGCATTTGCTGaaaggtggcacaaggagacttCGTCTTTCCACCTTCTTGTTGGGGAGTTGATGATCACCCTCCACGATGTTACCTGTCTGCTCCACCTACCGATCAGAGGGAGGTTATTGGACCATTCTGGGATACAGCGGGTTGAGGCCATCGAGTGGATGGTGGAttatctgggtatggacccaaATATGGCGGATTATGAGTGCGGAGTGACGAGTGGGGCGCATATCCGATTCTCCAGCTTGAAAGATCTTtatgagaaccacttggtggAGGCAGCGGAGTCCGAGGAGGAGGGTGACGGGGTTTTGTTGAGTATCACCGTGGTTGCGCTCTAcggtgttggttcatgttcttggtag